A window of the Ammoniphilus oxalaticus genome harbors these coding sequences:
- the hemB gene encoding porphobilinogen synthase translates to MRFNRHRRLRASGAMRSLVRETHLLASDFIYPLFIVEGTDKKVEIPSMPGVFHFSLDRLQEELQEISALGIESIMVFGVPEEKDEQGTQAYAETGIVQQAIAKIKEWAPELVVIADTCLCQYTDHGHCGIIKDGVIDNDPSLELLVKTAIAQAQAGADIIAPSNMMDGFVAAIRQGLDEAGYEQTPIMSYSVKYASSFYGPFRDAAHSTPQFGDRKTYQMDPANRREAIRESLSDVEEGADFLMVKPAMAYMDIIRDIRDHFELPLVAYNVSGEYSMIKAGAANGWIDEKQVVLELLIGFKRAGADLILTYFAKDVARWLQER, encoded by the coding sequence ATGCGCTTTAACAGACACCGCAGATTGCGCGCGAGCGGGGCTATGCGAAGCCTTGTTCGTGAGACGCATCTGCTAGCCAGTGATTTTATCTACCCTCTTTTTATCGTGGAAGGAACGGACAAAAAGGTTGAGATTCCTTCGATGCCAGGCGTTTTTCATTTTTCGTTGGATCGTTTGCAAGAAGAATTACAAGAAATTAGCGCGCTCGGAATCGAGTCTATTATGGTGTTTGGCGTTCCTGAAGAGAAGGATGAACAAGGAACTCAAGCTTATGCTGAGACAGGTATTGTTCAACAGGCGATCGCTAAGATTAAGGAGTGGGCACCGGAACTTGTTGTAATTGCTGACACTTGTTTGTGTCAATATACAGATCACGGCCATTGCGGCATAATTAAAGATGGCGTTATTGACAATGATCCGAGTCTGGAATTGTTGGTGAAAACGGCGATTGCTCAAGCGCAAGCGGGAGCGGACATTATTGCCCCATCCAATATGATGGATGGTTTTGTTGCCGCGATTCGCCAAGGATTGGATGAAGCGGGTTATGAGCAGACCCCGATTATGTCCTATTCGGTCAAATACGCATCTTCTTTTTACGGTCCGTTTCGAGATGCGGCGCATTCTACTCCACAGTTTGGCGACCGAAAAACATACCAAATGGACCCAGCCAATCGCAGGGAGGCGATCCGTGAATCGCTGTCTGATGTGGAAGAAGGCGCGGATTTCTTAATGGTTAAACCGGCTATGGCTTATATGGATATCATTCGCGACATTCGCGATCATTTTGAATTGCCGCTTGTTGCTTACAATGTGAGCGGTGAGTATTCGATGATCAAAGCAGGCGCGGCGAATGGGTGGATTGATGAAAAGCAAGTCGTCCTTGAATTACTGATCGGTTTTAAACGAGCGGGCGCTGATTTGATTTTGACGTATTTTGCAAAAGATGTGGCTAGGTGGTTGCAGGAACGATAA
- the hemL gene encoding glutamate-1-semialdehyde 2,1-aminomutase, whose translation MSKNHEKSRAYFEEAQKYMPGGVNSPVRAFRSVGMSPLYIESGKGSRVIDVDGNEYIDYVLSWGPLILGHAHPTVVQAIQASAEKGMSYGAPTELETEMAKLVTELLPAVEMVRMVNSGTEATMSALRLARGYTKRNKILKFEGCYHGHADSLLIKAGSGVATLALPDSPGVPSDVASNTITVPYNDLESVKLAFERYGSDLAAVIVEPVAGNMGVVPPLPGFLEGLREVTEQHGTVLIFDEVMTGFRVDYHCAQGRFGVTPDLTTLGKVIGGGLPVGAYGGKREIMEQIAPSGPVYQAGTLSGNPLAMTAGYTTLKELGKPGVYEELEHKAKRLEEGIAANCREAGIPFTINRVGSMVCLFFTDQPVHNYDGAKASDLDRFAKYFRNMVEAGVSIPPSQFEGMFLSTEHSDEDIEFTIQANRIALKNL comes from the coding sequence ATGAGTAAAAATCATGAGAAATCCCGCGCATACTTTGAGGAAGCGCAAAAGTATATGCCGGGAGGTGTAAACAGCCCTGTGCGCGCTTTCCGTTCGGTTGGAATGTCTCCGCTTTATATTGAATCGGGCAAAGGATCAAGAGTGATCGATGTCGACGGCAATGAATACATAGACTATGTTTTATCCTGGGGACCGCTCATTCTTGGACATGCTCATCCGACTGTTGTTCAAGCGATCCAGGCAAGCGCGGAAAAAGGAATGAGCTATGGAGCGCCGACGGAGCTGGAAACTGAAATGGCCAAATTGGTGACTGAACTGCTCCCTGCTGTTGAAATGGTTCGGATGGTTAATTCGGGTACAGAGGCGACGATGAGCGCTTTGCGTCTTGCGCGCGGCTACACGAAACGAAATAAAATCTTGAAATTTGAAGGATGTTATCATGGTCACGCGGATAGTTTGTTGATCAAGGCGGGTTCTGGCGTTGCTACACTCGCTTTGCCTGACAGCCCAGGTGTTCCAAGCGATGTCGCAAGTAATACGATTACCGTGCCATACAATGACTTAGAGAGTGTCAAACTTGCCTTTGAACGATATGGTTCGGATTTGGCCGCTGTCATTGTTGAGCCGGTTGCTGGGAATATGGGGGTTGTTCCGCCGCTGCCTGGATTTTTAGAAGGGTTGCGGGAGGTCACAGAGCAGCATGGAACAGTATTGATCTTTGATGAAGTCATGACTGGTTTCCGTGTTGATTACCATTGCGCCCAAGGTAGATTCGGCGTGACGCCAGACCTAACCACATTAGGAAAAGTGATTGGCGGCGGGCTACCGGTTGGAGCGTATGGCGGAAAGAGAGAAATTATGGAGCAAATCGCTCCGTCGGGACCTGTTTATCAAGCGGGCACGCTATCGGGGAATCCGTTGGCGATGACGGCGGGATATACGACGTTGAAAGAGTTAGGTAAACCAGGTGTTTATGAGGAGCTGGAGCACAAGGCAAAGCGTTTAGAAGAAGGGATTGCCGCGAACTGTCGAGAAGCGGGGATTCCATTTACGATCAATCGAGTCGGTTCGATGGTCTGTCTGTTTTTCACGGATCAACCCGTTCATAACTATGATGGGGCTAAGGCAAGTGATTTGGACCGATTTGCCAAATACTTTAGAAACATGGTTGAAGCGGGCGTATCGATTCCGCCATCCCAATTTGAAGGGATGTTTTTATCAACGGAACACTCCGATGAAGATATTGAATTTACGATTCAGGCGAATCGAATCGCGCTTAAAAATTTATAA
- a CDS encoding LysM peptidoglycan-binding domain-containing protein translates to MMHKNGQGTYQIDLKEVLHLTDEQIPIEEIEDLELVQQIESKEYGDSIEITGSLIVYGNYRGNQDAGKLQPTDDLPDSFEESVLFEPLATDRGPFSPLAKNDRLNHQIPIQITLPRTKVKNVNEIYTYVSSFDYDIKTPYQIEVTASLIIGGLVDEEEPMENKPAPQEQYEFIYTAGQLTPDLKDSSLEPFQVFEEQASSKQDHQDQNRSHEQEESSGQIEVPERLKQPELKDSELPEPIAQSEFRESELESATSEPEERSQTNEPSEQVIQSIDSRESTESREPIQLNDEPEAEVEPTEQRLDREPDFEVESTQASQDSELPREEETEEVVDARDDEAEEREESTQNNVIPIPHLADHEAQERDETVQEEPAEQDVRIAITNKRQTEQQEEPISSISSFFANRAPVATEEAAPDVNESREKDEAAELDEKDRDATYLGNFMEDDAEQFTRVKICIIQKDETIDEIAERYELTVDAILRSNGTARNQVTAGQLLYIPVKG, encoded by the coding sequence ATGATGCATAAAAATGGGCAAGGAACATACCAAATTGATTTGAAAGAAGTCTTACATTTAACGGATGAGCAAATCCCGATTGAAGAGATAGAGGATCTCGAATTAGTTCAACAAATCGAGAGTAAGGAATACGGGGACAGTATTGAAATAACAGGTAGTCTCATTGTGTATGGAAATTATAGGGGCAATCAAGATGCCGGTAAACTACAACCGACAGATGACTTGCCGGACAGTTTTGAGGAGTCCGTATTATTTGAGCCGTTAGCGACGGATCGAGGTCCGTTTTCTCCTTTAGCAAAAAACGACCGTTTGAACCATCAAATACCGATCCAAATTACCTTACCGCGGACAAAAGTGAAAAATGTAAATGAAATTTATACGTATGTAAGTTCATTTGACTATGATATTAAAACTCCCTATCAAATCGAAGTTACCGCAAGTTTGATTATCGGCGGTTTAGTTGATGAGGAGGAACCAATGGAAAATAAGCCAGCGCCGCAAGAGCAATATGAATTCATTTATACAGCGGGACAGCTCACTCCTGATTTAAAAGATTCCTCTTTAGAACCGTTTCAAGTTTTTGAGGAACAAGCTTCAAGCAAACAAGATCATCAAGACCAAAATCGAAGCCATGAGCAGGAGGAGTCGTCTGGACAAATAGAAGTCCCAGAACGTTTGAAGCAACCCGAGCTGAAAGATTCGGAACTACCAGAACCGATTGCGCAATCCGAATTTAGAGAATCGGAACTTGAATCGGCCACAAGCGAACCCGAAGAAAGATCGCAGACAAATGAGCCGAGCGAGCAGGTGATCCAAAGCATCGATTCAAGGGAGTCGACTGAATCGCGTGAGCCGATCCAATTGAACGATGAGCCAGAGGCTGAGGTAGAGCCAACTGAACAGCGATTGGATCGTGAGCCTGACTTTGAAGTGGAATCAACTCAAGCTTCCCAGGATTCGGAATTGCCTCGCGAAGAAGAAACGGAAGAGGTCGTTGACGCGCGGGACGATGAAGCTGAGGAACGTGAGGAATCAACGCAAAACAATGTGATTCCGATTCCCCATCTAGCGGATCATGAGGCGCAAGAGCGTGATGAAACCGTTCAAGAAGAACCAGCCGAGCAAGATGTGCGGATCGCGATTACGAATAAACGACAGACGGAACAACAAGAAGAGCCGATTTCCTCCATCTCTAGCTTCTTTGCAAATCGAGCGCCAGTCGCAACAGAGGAAGCGGCTCCTGATGTGAATGAGTCGCGCGAGAAGGATGAAGCTGCCGAATTAGATGAAAAAGATCGTGACGCAACTTACCTTGGGAATTTCATGGAAGACGACGCGGAGCAATTTACAAGAGTAAAAATATGTATCATTCAAAAAGATGAAACGATTGATGAAATTGCTGAAAGATATGAGTTGACTGTTGATGCCATCTTACGATCAAACGGGACGGCTCGTAATCAGGTGACAGCGGGTCAGTTGTTGTATATTCCCGTAAAGGGGTGA
- a CDS encoding cbb3-type cytochrome c oxidase subunit I — MLSNAEHSAAKNFWYTAIGWLLISMLAGLVVAFKQVWPEFMGGSEYLTYGRVRPIHTNGVLLAWLSMVNVGCMFYIVPKLLRTKLWSEKLGNFTCVLWNLGITAGVVILATGYSTGVEYAELPLWLDILVAVLAILVAVNVFMTIKNRKEQQLYVSIWYFVGSLIWLPGVWIVGNVPAPLVGGAIQANMNWFYGHNVLGLWFTTVGIGTMYYLLPKLTGKPIYSHKLSLIGFWTIGTFYVWNGPHHLVNSPIPFWLQKAGIIPSILLIIPVWTVLANVIGTMKGQWHQVRDNVNLKFLMTAMIFYLMACLQGPFQALMSVSAVIKYTHWVPGHAHMAPFGAFSFIGFIMIYFAVPRISGKEIYSKVAQNWHYYLSVVGFLVFAFSMWIAGVMQGFAWMDGLPFMETVNMTRPFVAVRAVGGTLMIVAQFFFAWNIFMTLKAGRHYEVDKSELVSA, encoded by the coding sequence ATGTTAAGTAATGCAGAACATAGCGCAGCCAAAAATTTCTGGTATACCGCAATTGGATGGTTGCTTATTTCCATGCTTGCGGGACTAGTGGTCGCTTTTAAACAAGTGTGGCCTGAATTTATGGGGGGATCTGAATATTTAACTTACGGGCGGGTTCGTCCGATTCATACAAACGGAGTCTTATTAGCTTGGCTTTCGATGGTAAACGTCGGCTGTATGTTTTATATCGTGCCTAAATTGTTACGCACAAAGCTTTGGAGTGAAAAACTGGGGAATTTCACTTGTGTGTTATGGAATTTGGGGATTACTGCGGGGGTAGTCATCTTAGCAACAGGATATTCCACGGGTGTTGAATACGCGGAACTTCCATTATGGTTAGATATCCTTGTCGCAGTTTTAGCTATTCTCGTTGCTGTGAATGTCTTTATGACAATTAAGAATCGAAAAGAGCAACAGTTATATGTGAGTATTTGGTATTTTGTCGGTTCATTGATTTGGTTGCCGGGCGTTTGGATTGTCGGTAATGTGCCTGCTCCGCTCGTTGGAGGAGCGATTCAAGCAAACATGAACTGGTTTTATGGACATAACGTATTAGGGCTTTGGTTTACAACAGTTGGAATCGGAACGATGTATTATCTTCTGCCAAAATTAACAGGGAAGCCAATCTATAGTCATAAATTATCATTGATTGGTTTCTGGACGATCGGTACGTTCTATGTTTGGAATGGCCCGCATCATCTTGTTAACAGCCCAATTCCTTTTTGGTTACAGAAAGCGGGAATTATCCCATCGATCTTATTAATTATTCCGGTTTGGACCGTATTGGCGAACGTCATTGGCACGATGAAAGGTCAATGGCATCAAGTTCGAGATAACGTCAATTTAAAATTTTTAATGACCGCAATGATATTTTACTTAATGGCTTGTTTGCAAGGACCTTTCCAAGCACTAATGTCTGTAAGCGCCGTTATTAAATATACGCATTGGGTGCCAGGGCACGCTCATATGGCCCCATTCGGAGCATTTTCGTTCATCGGCTTTATTATGATTTACTTTGCTGTGCCGCGAATCAGCGGAAAAGAGATCTATAGCAAGGTAGCTCAAAATTGGCATTACTATCTCTCGGTAGTCGGGTTTCTTGTGTTCGCGTTTAGTATGTGGATTGCTGGTGTGATGCAAGGATTTGCCTGGATGGACGGACTGCCGTTTATGGAAACGGTGAATATGACGAGACCGTTCGTAGCGGTTCGAGCTGTGGGCGGCACACTGATGATCGTTGCTCAATTCTTCTTTGCTTGGAATATCTTCATGACGTTAAAAGCGGGGAGACATTACGAAGTTGATAAATCTGAATTAGTCTCAGCTTAA
- a CDS encoding cbb3-type cytochrome c oxidase subunit II codes for MDMEKSALGIFIAALVLFMMGTFATIILPFYDDEMMATNKNSEARAYADGSAEASGREIYIREGCNTCHTQVVRPVKADLAMNIGPVTVPADYQNDSPHLWGSNRTGPDLMWVGARTSAEWNLEHLKDPQKVVDGSIMPSYDYLSETDLNDLVAYLMSLKPAQ; via the coding sequence ATGGATATGGAGAAAAGTGCGTTAGGTATTTTTATCGCGGCGCTTGTGTTGTTCATGATGGGAACGTTCGCCACGATTATTTTACCGTTCTATGACGATGAAATGATGGCTACGAATAAAAACTCAGAGGCGAGAGCCTACGCAGATGGATCAGCGGAAGCATCGGGCAGAGAGATTTACATTCGGGAAGGTTGTAACACGTGTCACACGCAAGTTGTGAGACCTGTTAAAGCCGACTTGGCAATGAATATTGGACCTGTAACTGTACCTGCGGACTATCAGAACGATTCACCGCACTTGTGGGGATCAAACCGAACCGGGCCAGATTTAATGTGGGTTGGGGCAAGAACAAGCGCGGAGTGGAATCTGGAGCATCTGAAGGACCCGCAGAAAGTAGTGGATGGCTCGATTATGCCTAGCTATGATTATTTAAGCGAAACTGATCTGAATGATTTAGTCGCATACTTAATGAGCCTGAAGCCAGCTCAATAA
- a CDS encoding cbb3-type cytochrome oxidase assembly protein — protein sequence MSISTILLITIMATFSLSAILMYVAAKKGGQFEDVEGIKYRMLDDE from the coding sequence ATGTCAATAAGCACAATCTTGTTAATTACGATCATGGCTACTTTTTCTTTATCCGCTATTTTAATGTACGTTGCGGCCAAAAAAGGCGGTCAGTTTGAAGATGTGGAAGGGATTAAATATCGGATGTTGGATGACGAATAA
- a CDS encoding c-type cytochrome, producing MENNQRHNDKAKQEQEHVDVVNGMKQGHGRIPKFLVFVYTFLGIWAVAYALGATPLDERETLAAGVSVEAGKGLAGSCLACHGADLSGGLGPSLIGTIGQLGEEEFENVMRNGRNTMPALGADWSEDQMGSMIEYLKTLE from the coding sequence ATGGAAAACAATCAGCGGCATAACGATAAAGCTAAGCAGGAGCAAGAACATGTCGATGTTGTCAACGGGATGAAGCAAGGACATGGTCGGATTCCAAAGTTTCTTGTCTTTGTTTATACCTTTCTTGGCATCTGGGCTGTAGCTTATGCGTTAGGAGCGACACCATTAGATGAGCGGGAAACGCTGGCGGCTGGTGTGAGCGTTGAGGCGGGAAAAGGCTTAGCGGGATCATGTTTAGCTTGTCATGGAGCAGACCTAAGCGGTGGGCTTGGACCAAGTTTAATCGGTACAATCGGTCAACTCGGGGAAGAAGAATTTGAAAATGTAATGAGAAACGGTCGTAATACGATGCCGGCATTAGGGGCGGATTGGTCTGAGGATCAAATGGGCTCGATGATTGAGTATTTAAAAACACTGGAATAG
- a CDS encoding ABC transporter permease translates to MKQQVIIAWRNLRRKISRTALLAGSAGLTAFILFSSYFFIHSMERSVEASSSRMGADLLVVPAGYGSQAGDLILSGTATPFYMPDEVAEQISEIPEVEQITTQLYLETVSTICCRTEGDFPIVAFDPKTDFTLKHWMARDKELGMYEILIGSEAGGKNFIYHYDNRYVDEWVTLFGKDFLVKGVMFPTGMGTDHTIFMTIDAARELNGKKGSGLEFPDSQISVILLKVRPGLETFVQGKIERMNLGVDVAQGKGLQETIKTQIFPVKLLSYVMIAMVLIMSSLQVMTMFTALISERRKEIGMLRAMGATRFTVYRLLLFEAGLAAFMGASIGSLTAGAILYDNRIFIMQVMQLPLLFPRWGSGVLIGLSVTALTVLISLFAVMIPIRSALKLEPYEAIREGE, encoded by the coding sequence TTGAAACAGCAGGTGATCATTGCTTGGAGAAACCTCAGAAGGAAAATATCCAGAACCGCGCTACTTGCCGGGAGCGCGGGTTTAACCGCATTTATTTTATTTTCTAGTTATTTTTTCATTCACTCCATGGAACGCAGTGTTGAAGCGAGTTCAAGCCGTATGGGCGCTGACTTACTCGTTGTGCCGGCAGGCTATGGTTCGCAAGCGGGTGATCTGATTCTTTCGGGGACAGCGACACCTTTTTATATGCCCGATGAAGTAGCGGAGCAAATCAGTGAAATTCCAGAAGTAGAGCAAATCACAACGCAACTCTATCTGGAGACCGTTTCGACGATTTGCTGTCGCACAGAGGGGGATTTTCCGATTGTTGCGTTCGATCCCAAGACCGACTTTACATTAAAGCATTGGATGGCCCGGGATAAAGAACTTGGCATGTATGAGATTTTAATCGGTTCAGAAGCCGGCGGAAAAAACTTTATCTATCATTATGACAATCGCTATGTCGATGAGTGGGTGACGTTGTTTGGGAAGGACTTCTTAGTCAAAGGGGTCATGTTTCCGACTGGAATGGGCACGGATCACACGATCTTTATGACGATCGACGCAGCTCGGGAACTGAATGGCAAAAAGGGATCAGGACTTGAATTTCCCGATTCTCAGATTTCAGTTATTTTGTTAAAAGTAAGACCTGGTTTAGAGACGTTTGTGCAAGGGAAAATCGAGCGAATGAATCTTGGGGTGGATGTGGCCCAGGGAAAAGGGTTGCAGGAAACGATTAAAACACAAATATTTCCTGTTAAATTGTTAAGTTATGTGATGATTGCGATGGTCCTGATTATGTCTTCTTTGCAAGTCATGACGATGTTCACGGCGTTGATTAGCGAACGTCGCAAGGAAATCGGGATGTTGCGGGCGATGGGAGCGACGCGGTTTACTGTCTACCGGTTACTGTTGTTTGAAGCGGGGCTTGCCGCCTTTATGGGAGCGAGTATCGGTTCTTTGACAGCGGGAGCTATTTTGTACGACAATCGCATTTTTATTATGCAAGTGATGCAATTACCGCTTTTATTCCCAAGGTGGGGTTCAGGCGTCCTCATCGGACTTAGCGTGACCGCTTTAACGGTCCTCATTTCGCTGTTTGCTGTCATGATTCCGATCCGAAGCGCATTGAAATTAGAACCTTACGAGGCGATTAGAGAGGGGGAATAG
- a CDS encoding ABC transporter ATP-binding protein, translating into MIRLKQVMKSYRLSREHTVQALHEIDLEIKTGEFVSIVGPSGSGKSTFLALVGLLDRPSEGKMWFAGQDVTDLSDRARTAIRSERCGFIFQFPSLIPTLTAVENVVLPKTLSGRYAGSADLTRGAELLAKVGLADKTDRLPYQLSGGEQRRVAMARALMNEPEIILADEPTGALDDENAKVMMDVFKTMNQLGKTILMVTHDQQLTAYASRTIQIRDGRVV; encoded by the coding sequence ATGATTCGTTTGAAACAAGTGATGAAAAGTTACCGGTTGAGTCGTGAACATACTGTTCAGGCTTTGCATGAAATCGATTTGGAAATTAAAACGGGAGAATTTGTTTCAATCGTCGGCCCATCAGGAAGCGGAAAATCCACTTTTCTGGCGCTCGTCGGACTCCTCGATCGTCCATCAGAAGGGAAAATGTGGTTTGCGGGACAAGATGTGACGGATCTTTCAGATCGTGCGCGGACTGCGATTCGGTCTGAGAGGTGTGGATTTATTTTCCAGTTCCCGAGCTTAATCCCGACATTGACCGCCGTGGAAAATGTCGTTTTGCCCAAAACGTTGTCTGGTCGTTACGCGGGTTCAGCGGATTTAACGCGGGGCGCGGAATTGCTTGCAAAAGTTGGTTTGGCGGATAAAACAGATCGACTGCCCTATCAATTGAGCGGCGGGGAACAACGCCGTGTCGCAATGGCGCGGGCGCTTATGAATGAACCTGAAATCATTTTAGCGGATGAACCGACAGGGGCCCTCGATGACGAGAATGCGAAAGTGATGATGGACGTATTTAAAACGATGAATCAGCTAGGAAAAACGATCTTGATGGTTACTCACGACCAACAATTGACCGCCTATGCCTCGCGTACGATTCAAATTCGGGACGGTCGTGTTGTTTAA
- a CDS encoding valine--tRNA ligase, producing MPTQYDPKAAEQKWYPYWSEGEFFKAERNSEKTPYTIVIPPPNVTGNLHIGHALNNTIQDILIRMKRMQGYDALWLPGMDHAGIATQARVEGMLKEEGLSRYDLGREKFVEKVWEWKDKYADIIRQQWSKMGLSLDYSHERFTLDEGLSNAVREVFVRLYEKGLIYRGKYIINWDPQTKTALSDIEVEYKEVTGALYHLRYPLVDGSGHIEVATTRPETMLGDTAVAVHPNDERYQSLIGKKVKLPIVGREITIVADDYVDQEFGSGAVKITPAHDPNDFEIGNRHDLERILVMDESGTMNENAGPYQGMDRFECRKQIVKDLQEQGVCFQIEEHVHQVGHSERSGAVVEPYLSTQWFVKMGPLAEAAIEQQKGEDKVQFVPDRFERTYLHWIENIRDWCISRQLWWGHRIPAWYCEECGEMTVSSTDIHKCPKCGSEKLEQDNDVLDTWFSSALWPFSTLGWPEQTEDLKHFYPTDVLITGYDIIFFWVARMIFTGLEFTDENPFKHVLITGLVRDSDGNKMSKSLGNGVDPMDVIERYGADAMRYMLATGNTPGHDQRFRWERVEGARNFANKIWNASRFALMNLEGFTVDQIDLRGPLGMTDKWILTRLNETISDVTRLLDQYEFGEAGRSLYNFIWDDLCDWYIEMGKLHLYGEDTAKKKTTQSVLCHTLDQTLRLLHPFMPFITEEIWQHLPHDGKSITVAAWPEEDKQHHYPESLKQMSLLMDVIRSVRNIRAEMNVPMSRKIELIIKPTNQESLELLQQGVDYLHRFCNPEQFELALEPNVPEKVVSAVVTGAEIYLPLAGLIDIDKEIARLDKEAQNLEKEVERVAKKLNNEGFIAKAPEKVIEEERAKGRDYEEKLARVKARIEELKS from the coding sequence ATGCCCACTCAATATGATCCGAAAGCAGCGGAACAAAAATGGTATCCTTATTGGTCGGAAGGAGAGTTCTTCAAAGCGGAGAGAAACTCGGAAAAAACACCGTATACGATTGTCATTCCGCCGCCGAATGTGACAGGGAATTTACATATTGGACATGCCCTGAATAATACGATTCAAGATATTTTGATTCGAATGAAGCGGATGCAAGGTTATGACGCTTTATGGTTGCCAGGAATGGACCATGCGGGGATTGCGACGCAAGCGCGCGTTGAAGGGATGCTAAAGGAAGAGGGCTTATCCCGTTACGATCTTGGACGAGAAAAGTTTGTGGAGAAAGTATGGGAGTGGAAGGACAAGTACGCCGATATTATTCGTCAGCAATGGTCCAAAATGGGACTATCGCTCGATTATTCCCACGAACGTTTTACGTTAGATGAAGGTTTGTCGAACGCCGTGCGCGAAGTTTTTGTTCGGTTATATGAGAAAGGTCTGATTTATCGAGGTAAGTATATTATTAATTGGGACCCGCAAACAAAGACGGCCCTATCTGATATCGAAGTAGAGTATAAAGAAGTAACAGGCGCGCTTTACCACCTACGCTATCCGTTAGTTGATGGCAGCGGTCATATCGAGGTGGCGACAACGCGTCCAGAAACGATGCTTGGGGATACGGCAGTAGCGGTGCATCCGAACGATGAACGTTATCAGTCGTTGATTGGCAAAAAGGTGAAATTGCCGATTGTCGGACGCGAAATCACGATCGTTGCCGATGATTATGTCGATCAAGAGTTCGGAAGCGGAGCGGTTAAAATTACGCCAGCCCATGACCCGAATGACTTTGAAATTGGCAACCGACATGATTTGGAACGCATTTTGGTGATGGATGAAAGCGGAACAATGAATGAAAACGCGGGACCTTATCAAGGAATGGACCGTTTTGAATGCCGCAAACAAATCGTCAAAGACTTACAAGAACAAGGCGTCTGCTTCCAGATTGAAGAGCACGTTCACCAAGTCGGTCACAGTGAACGCAGCGGCGCGGTTGTCGAGCCGTACTTATCCACGCAATGGTTCGTCAAGATGGGGCCATTAGCGGAAGCGGCGATCGAACAACAAAAAGGTGAAGATAAAGTTCAATTTGTGCCGGATCGATTTGAACGAACGTACCTACATTGGATTGAAAATATTCGCGATTGGTGTATTTCTCGTCAACTTTGGTGGGGCCATCGCATCCCTGCTTGGTATTGTGAAGAATGTGGAGAGATGACGGTTTCTTCAACCGATATCCACAAATGTCCAAAGTGCGGCAGCGAAAAATTAGAACAAGATAATGACGTGTTGGATACGTGGTTCAGCTCTGCCTTATGGCCATTCTCTACATTAGGCTGGCCCGAACAAACGGAAGATTTGAAACATTTTTATCCGACAGATGTATTAATAACAGGATATGATATTATATTCTTCTGGGTGGCGCGCATGATTTTTACAGGGCTTGAATTTACGGACGAAAATCCGTTTAAACATGTGTTGATCACCGGACTTGTGCGTGATTCAGACGGTAATAAGATGTCTAAGTCGTTAGGTAATGGCGTTGATCCAATGGATGTGATCGAGCGTTATGGAGCCGATGCGATGAGATACATGCTAGCTACGGGGAACACGCCAGGTCATGACCAGCGTTTCCGTTGGGAGCGTGTGGAGGGGGCGAGAAACTTTGCCAACAAAATTTGGAACGCATCTCGCTTTGCCTTGATGAATTTAGAAGGTTTCACCGTTGACCAGATCGATTTAAGAGGTCCGTTAGGAATGACAGACAAATGGATTTTAACGCGTCTAAATGAAACAATTTCAGATGTGACACGTTTGCTTGACCAATACGAGTTTGGAGAAGCGGGGCGCTCCTTGTATAACTTTATTTGGGATGATCTATGCGACTGGTATATTGAGATGGGTAAGTTGCATTTATACGGAGAGGACACAGCGAAGAAAAAGACGACTCAATCAGTGTTGTGTCACACCTTAGACCAGACGCTGCGTCTGTTGCATCCGTTCATGCCGTTCATTACAGAAGAGATTTGGCAACACTTGCCGCATGACGGAAAGAGTATTACGGTTGCAGCTTGGCCTGAAGAAGATAAACAACATCATTATCCCGAATCTTTAAAACAAATGTCTTTATTGATGGACGTCATTCGCAGCGTTCGAAATATTCGAGCTGAAATGAATGTGCCAATGAGCAGAAAGATCGAGTTGATTATCAAACCGACCAATCAGGAATCACTAGAATTGCTGCAACAAGGCGTGGACTATCTTCACCGTTTCTGTAATCCAGAACAGTTTGAATTAGCGCTCGAACCCAATGTGCCTGAAAAGGTCGTATCCGCTGTCGTAACTGGGGCGGAAATCTACTTGCCGCTTGCGGGTTTAATCGACATTGACAAAGAGATCGCTCGCTTGGATAAAGAAGCTCAAAACTTGGAAAAGGAAGTTGAGCGCGTCGCTAAAAAACTGAATAACGAAGGCTTTATCGCAAAAGCGCCTGAAAAGGTCATTGAAGAAGAGCGCGCCAAAGGGCGCGACTATGAAGAAAAATTAGCGCGAGTGAAAGCAAGGATTGAAGAATTAAAAAGCTAA